The following DNA comes from Capsicum annuum cultivar UCD-10X-F1 unplaced genomic scaffold, UCD10Xv1.1 ctg18253, whole genome shotgun sequence.
GAGACTGGGGATATACCAGACACCTTGATGGTCAAGTTATTTGTATCTGGACTTCGTTTGGATATCAAAACTAATGTGTTGGTTCATAAACCCAGCACTCTTGATGAGGCTATTTCCTTGGCCCATACCCATGAGCAGCGCCTTAATCTAGAAAAAGGGGCGATGCAACCAGCTTTTGCTAGGACCCAACCTCTACTACCCAACCCTCAGTCTCGATCTCTAGCACCCTCTAGAAACACGGGTGTTCCCTCTGCTAAGTTTCCTATCAAACGTTTGTCTCCGGTTGAGATGCGACAACGTCGGGAAAAAGGATTGTGTTATTATTGTGATGAGAAATATGTGGCTAATCATCGGTGCCCAAATCTGCCTCAAATCCTTCTACTCGAAGATGATTCAGACCCCCTAAGTCCGCCATTAGACGATACCACCATGGAAGAATTGTTAACTGCGGAGCTCCTAGGCTTGGAATTGCAAGCTCAATCTACAATCTCATACCATGCCTTGGCTGGAGGCCATTCTCCTACTATTTTACGTTTCAAAGGGCACATCCAGGGGTCTCCGATCACTGTTTTGGTTGATGGGGGAAGTACACATAATTTCATTCAAACTCGAGCTGCTATGTTCCTAAACCTCACGGTTACACCCATTACTAATTTTGCGGTAGTTGTGGGTAATGGCCAACGTCTCCGGTGTGAAGGGGTGATTCGAGATGTACGATTCTCAGTCCAAGGGACTGACCTCACTATGGACTTGCATGTATTGGACTTCCATGGGGCAGATGTGGTGCTTGGAGAGGCTTGGTTGGCCACTCTAGGACCTGTTCTTACTGATCATTCCAAAAGTCTTATGGAATTCTATTTGGACAGCAAGCAAGTGCAATGGGTAGGTGACTCACTGGACGATCTTCAACAGGATCAGTTGAAAACACTACGCCGCTATTCGGCCACCGATGCAATTGCTTCATGTTTTTGCCTTTTCCTGGTGCACGAGGGTACTACAATTGAGAAGGATAAAGATATACCCCCTGACTTAGGGGCATTATTGAATTCATATTCTGGAATTTTTAACAAACCACAGGGGTTGCCTCCTGTTCGGGCTACGGGTCATGCCATTCACATCACTCCCAATGCTGGGCCTGTTAATGTTAAGCCCTATTGCTATCCATATTTTCAGAAACAAATTATGGAGAAATTAGTTTTAGATATGTTAAGGGATGGAATTATCCAACCTAGTACCAGTCCCTTTTCATCACCCGTGTTATTAGTTCGCAAGAAAGACGGCTCTTGGCGTTTTTGTGTCGATTATCGAGCTCTCAATGCCATCACTGTGCGAGATAGGTTTCCGATTCCTTCTATTGATGAGCTATTTGATGAACTGTACGGGGCTCAATTTTTCTCCAAGTTGGACTTACTATCCGGCTATCATCAGGTCAGAGTTCGTCCTATTGATGTTCCGAAGACTGCGTTCAGGACCCATGACGGCCATTACGAATTCTTGGTCATGCCATTCGGTTTAACTAATGCCCCCTCCACCTTTCAAGATACCATGAATGACGTATTTCGCCCATATCTTCTCAAGTTTGTGTTGGTCTTCttagatgatattcttatttatagtACGTCGTGGATACACTTGGAACATCTAGAATTGGTTTTCAAATTGCTCCAACAACATCAACTGGTGGCTAAATGCAGTAAATGCCAATTTGGGAAGAGAACTATTGATTATTTGGGCCATGTGATCTCTCCCGATGGACTGGCAGTGGATCCTTCAAAAATTTCCACTATTAAACAGTAGGCTGCACCAAAGACAGTGAAGGAGGTACGCAGTTTTTTGGGCCTCGCCAGGTACTACAGACGATTCATTCATCACTTTGCTATTATTGCTAGTCCTTTATTTGATTTACTACGAACGGACGCCTTCCTGTGGACAGCTCAAACCCAACAAGCTTTTGAAGAATTGAAAGTTCGGCTCAGTTCCACCCGTCTTGGCCTTGCCCAACTTTGATGATGATTTTCAGGTGGAAACTGATGCTTCCGGTGTTGGTATTGGCGCTATTCTTTCACAAAAGGGACATCCGATTGCTTACTATAGTCAGAAGTTAAGCCCTCAAATGCAAAAGGCTTCCACTTACCATCGTGAGATGTATGCAATTACTCAAGCCGTGGCAAAATGGAGGCAGTACTTGTTGGGTCAACGTTTCACCATTTTCACTGATCAGCAGTCCCTCAAAAACCTCACTAATCAGGTAATTCAAACCCCGGAGCAACAAAAGTGGCTTGGAAAGCTGGTGGGATATGATTTCATGATACGTTACTTACCGGGAAGGCAGAACAAGGCCGCTGATGCCTTGTCCAGACCACCTGATGCTGGAGTGTTGTTTGCTATTTCAGAACGCACTTATGAGTGGCTTGGGGAACTTTTAGAAGCGAATAAATGCCATCCAGAATTGTTGTCCGTTCAACAGGGGTTGGGGAGCGAACCTGCTGCATACGCTGACTATACTTTTCGCAAAGGGCTCCTCTTCTACAAAGGACGTCTGGTAATACCATGAGATTCTCCCTTGAAGCAATTGTTACTTTCAGAATTTCATGATTCGAATATAGGGGGTCATGCTGGAGTTGCTCGTACTTTTCATCGTTTGGCCTCGAATTTTTATTGGCCAGCAATGCGTAATG
Coding sequences within:
- the LOC124890465 gene encoding uncharacterized protein LOC124890465; translated protein: LVDWPHFASNLLIQFRKRELEDPEGRLAKLCQTSTIADYQARFEAVANETGDIPDTLMVKLFVSGLRLDIKTNVLVHKPSTLDEAISLAHTHEQRLNLEKGAMQPAFARTQPLLPNPQSRSLAPSRNTGVPSAKFPIKRLSPVEMRQRREKGLCYYCDEKYVANHRCPNLPQILLLEDDSDPLSPPLDDTTMEELLTAELLGLELQAQSTISYHALAGGHSPTILRFKGHIQGSPITVLVDGGSTHNFIQTRAAMFLNLTVTPITNFAVVVGNGQRLRCEGVIRDVRFSVQGTDLTMDLHVLDFHGADVVLGEAWLATLGPVLTDHSKSLMEFYLDSKQVQWVGDSLDDLQQDQLKTLRRYSATDAIASCFCLFLVHEGTTIEKDKDIPPDLGALLNSYSGIFNKPQGLPPVRATGHAIHITPNAGPVNVKPYCYPYFQKQIMEKLVLDMLRDGIIQPSTSPFSSPVLLVRKKDGSWRFCVDYRALNAITVRDRFPIPSIDELFDELYGAQFFSKLDLLSGYHQVRVRPIDVPKTAFRTHDGHYEFLVMPFGLTNAPSTFQDTMNDVFRPYLLKFVLVFLDDILIYSTSWIHLEHLELVFKLLQQHQLVAKCSKCQFGKRTIDYLGHVISPDGLAVDPSKISTIKHPLFDLLRTDAFLWTAQTQQAFEELKVETDASGVGIGAILSQKGHPIAYYSQKLSPQMQKASTYHREMYAITQAVAKWRQYLLGQRFTIFTDQQSLKNLTNQVIQTPEQQKWLGKLVGYDFMIRYLPGRQNKAADALSRPPDAGVLFAISERTYEWLGELLEANKCHPELLSVQQGLGSEPAAYADYTFRKGLLFYKGRLGVMLELLVLFIVWPRIFIGQQCVMMLRFTLLRARLVSVLRTLIDCQQ